The Longimicrobium sp. genome includes a window with the following:
- a CDS encoding alpha-amylase family glycosyl hydrolase, translating into MEGGQMRAGGDPQESAGTGVQGSGEHPWWKRGVIYQIYPRSYQDTDGDGVGDLAGIQARLDYLTWLGVDATWISPFYPSPMVDFGYDVTDHRGVDPRFGTLDDFDALVAAAHARGLRVILDYIPNHTSDQHPWFVESRRSRDDPRRDWYIWRDPAPGGGVPNNWQSAFGGSAWTLDEATGQYYLHSFLREQPDLNWRNPLVEAEMLEVIRFWMERGVDGVRVDAVQKVIKDEALRDDPPNPDYRPGEDDPYDAYLRILSGDRPEVHDVIARMRRVTDAYPGRVLIGEIYNAIERLMPYYGRDGGGCHFPYNFQLIKLPWDARTIDAAIRRYEALLPSGAWPNWVLGNHDRHRIASRVGPAQARVAAMLLLTLRGTPTLYYGDEIGMRDVPIPPERVQDPWEKNLPGQGLGRDPERTPMQWDASPGAGFTTGEPWLPLGDFARTNVEAQRDDPASLLSLHRRLIALRRAEPALSLGGWTPVDAEGDVLAYVRSGDDARFLVALNLGPSPARLAGAWSGEIAVSTHPDADGRAVSGAVELRGDEGIAVRLRA; encoded by the coding sequence GTGGAGGGTGGACAGATGCGAGCCGGCGGCGATCCGCAAGAATCCGCGGGGACGGGGGTGCAGGGGAGCGGCGAGCATCCGTGGTGGAAGCGCGGCGTCATCTACCAGATCTACCCGCGCTCGTATCAGGACACCGACGGCGACGGGGTGGGAGACTTGGCGGGAATCCAGGCGCGGCTCGACTACCTGACGTGGCTCGGGGTGGACGCGACGTGGATCTCGCCCTTTTACCCGTCGCCGATGGTGGACTTCGGGTACGACGTGACGGACCACCGCGGCGTCGATCCCCGTTTCGGGACGCTGGACGACTTCGACGCGCTGGTGGCGGCGGCGCACGCGCGCGGGCTGCGCGTGATCCTCGACTACATCCCCAACCACACCTCCGACCAGCACCCGTGGTTCGTGGAGTCGCGCCGCTCCCGCGACGATCCCAGGCGCGACTGGTACATCTGGCGCGATCCGGCGCCCGGCGGCGGGGTGCCCAACAACTGGCAGAGCGCGTTCGGCGGGAGCGCCTGGACGCTGGACGAGGCTACGGGGCAGTACTACCTGCACTCCTTCCTTCGCGAGCAGCCGGACCTCAACTGGCGCAACCCGCTGGTGGAGGCGGAGATGCTGGAGGTGATCCGCTTCTGGATGGAGCGCGGCGTGGACGGCGTGCGCGTGGACGCGGTGCAAAAGGTGATCAAGGACGAGGCGCTCCGCGACGACCCGCCCAACCCGGACTACCGGCCCGGCGAGGACGACCCGTACGACGCCTACCTCCGCATCCTCTCCGGCGACCGGCCGGAGGTGCACGACGTGATCGCCCGCATGCGCCGCGTGACCGACGCGTATCCCGGGCGCGTGCTGATCGGCGAGATCTACAATGCCATCGAGCGGCTGATGCCGTACTACGGGCGCGACGGCGGCGGCTGCCACTTCCCTTACAACTTCCAGCTCATCAAGCTGCCGTGGGACGCGCGCACCATCGACGCGGCCATACGGCGCTACGAGGCGCTCCTTCCGTCCGGCGCGTGGCCCAACTGGGTCCTCGGCAATCACGACCGCCACCGCATCGCCAGCCGCGTGGGCCCGGCGCAGGCACGCGTCGCGGCGATGCTCCTCCTGACCCTGCGCGGCACACCCACGCTGTACTACGGCGACGAGATCGGGATGCGCGACGTGCCCATTCCGCCCGAGCGGGTGCAGGATCCGTGGGAGAAGAACCTCCCCGGCCAGGGCCTCGGCCGCGACCCCGAGCGCACGCCCATGCAATGGGACGCATCGCCAGGCGCCGGCTTCACGACGGGCGAGCCGTGGCTGCCGCTGGGCGACTTCGCGCGGACCAACGTCGAGGCCCAGCGCGACGATCCGGCATCGCTCCTCTCCCTCCACCGCCGCCTGATTGCGCTGCGCCGCGCCGAGCCCGCGCTCTCGCTGGGCGGCTGGACGCCGGTGGATGCGGAAGGCGACGTGCTGGCCTACGTCCGTTCGGGCGATGACGCGCGGTTCCTAGTGGCGCTCAACCTGGGCCCGTCACCCGCGCGCCTCGCGGGCGCCTGGTCGGGCGAGATCGCCGTCTCCACGCACCCGGACGCGGATGGGAGGGCGGTGAGCGGGGCCGTGGAGCTGCGCGGGGACGAAGGAATCGCTGTGCGGCTCCGGGCGTAG
- a CDS encoding erythromycin esterase family protein, with amino-acid sequence MSTQALVDAVGRHARPLRDDADLDPLMERIGDARVVLLGEASHGTSEFYTWRHRISRRLVEEKGFHFIAVEGDWPDCYLVNRYAKGLPAGGTTAREVLHAFSRWPTWMWANEEVVALAEWMRSHNASVAEERRVGFYGLDVYSLWDSMDVVTRYLEKVDPQLAARARGSYGCFDPYEQDVQEYAMATALVPTDCEDEVVQILGEMRAKGPDYEEEGREAFFNAEQNALVALNAERYYRTMVRGGSASWNVRDTHMIETLERLLEHHGPGSKAIVWEHNTHVGDARATDMARAGMVNVGQLARERWGEQVVIAGFSSYAGSVIAGQQWGAPMQRMPVPEAREGSWERIFHDAGAEDKLVMVEDLDEVEGGLDPRGHRAIGVVYNPHAERFGNYVSTVMPYRYDAILYIDRSTALRPLHLEPREDREPADTFPSGM; translated from the coding sequence ATGTCCACGCAGGCTCTGGTCGACGCGGTGGGGCGCCACGCCCGGCCGCTCCGAGACGATGCGGATCTGGACCCGCTGATGGAGCGCATCGGCGACGCGCGCGTCGTGCTGCTGGGCGAGGCGTCGCACGGCACCTCGGAGTTCTACACCTGGCGCCACCGCATCAGCCGGCGCCTGGTGGAGGAGAAGGGCTTCCACTTCATCGCCGTGGAGGGCGACTGGCCGGACTGCTACCTGGTCAACCGCTACGCCAAGGGGCTCCCCGCCGGCGGCACGACCGCGCGCGAGGTGCTGCATGCCTTCTCCCGCTGGCCCACCTGGATGTGGGCGAACGAGGAGGTAGTCGCGCTGGCGGAATGGATGCGCTCCCACAACGCCAGTGTCGCCGAGGAGCGGCGCGTCGGCTTCTACGGGCTGGACGTGTACTCGCTGTGGGACTCGATGGACGTCGTTACGCGCTACCTCGAAAAGGTGGACCCGCAGCTCGCGGCCCGGGCGCGCGGCTCGTACGGCTGCTTCGACCCGTACGAGCAGGACGTGCAGGAGTACGCGATGGCGACCGCCCTCGTCCCCACCGACTGCGAGGACGAGGTGGTGCAGATCCTCGGGGAGATGCGGGCAAAGGGGCCGGACTACGAGGAGGAGGGGCGCGAGGCCTTCTTCAACGCCGAGCAGAACGCGCTGGTCGCCCTGAACGCGGAGCGCTACTACCGCACGATGGTGCGCGGCGGCTCGGCGTCGTGGAACGTGCGCGACACCCACATGATCGAGACGCTGGAGCGCCTGCTGGAGCACCACGGCCCCGGCTCGAAGGCGATCGTCTGGGAGCACAACACGCACGTGGGCGACGCCCGCGCGACGGACATGGCGCGTGCCGGAATGGTCAACGTGGGGCAGCTCGCGCGCGAGCGGTGGGGCGAACAGGTCGTGATCGCCGGCTTCTCGTCCTACGCCGGCTCCGTGATCGCGGGGCAGCAGTGGGGCGCGCCCATGCAGCGCATGCCCGTGCCCGAGGCGCGCGAAGGGAGCTGGGAGCGCATCTTCCACGACGCCGGCGCCGAGGACAAGCTGGTGATGGTGGAGGATCTGGACGAGGTGGAGGGCGGTCTGGACCCGCGCGGGCACCGGGCCATCGGGGTGGTCTACAACCCGCACGCGGAGCGCTTCGGCAACTACGTCTCCACCGTGATGCCGTACCGCTACGATGCCATACTCTACATCGACCGCTCCACCGCGCTGCGCCCCCTGCACCTGGAGCCGCGCGAGGACCGGGAGCCGGCGGATACGTTTCCATCGGGAATGTGA
- a CDS encoding response regulator, with protein MKLASVLLVEDSEPIRTAFTILLEETGYRVHSAEDGHEAVRTATEHAPDLVLLDMGLPGMDGLDVVRALKAQPATADIPVIALTGRDDAGSRRACMEAGCAEYILKPINTHALLRTIERHLRTAPEKG; from the coding sequence GTGAAGCTCGCCTCCGTCCTGCTGGTGGAAGACAGCGAGCCGATCCGCACCGCCTTCACCATCCTCCTGGAAGAGACCGGCTACCGCGTGCACTCGGCCGAGGACGGCCACGAAGCCGTCCGCACCGCCACCGAGCACGCCCCTGACCTGGTGCTCCTGGACATGGGCCTTCCCGGGATGGACGGCCTGGACGTCGTCCGCGCCCTCAAGGCCCAGCCCGCCACCGCCGACATCCCGGTGATCGCCCTCACCGGCCGCGACGATGCGGGGAGCCGCCGAGCGTGCATGGAAGCCGGTTGCGCGGAGTACATCCTGAAGCCGATCAACACGCACGCCCTCCTCCGCACCATCGAGCGCCACCTCCGCACGGCGCCGGAGAAGGGGTAG
- a CDS encoding HAMP domain-containing sensor histidine kinase, producing MNDLRLSIQGDKEAARLRDVLAREGFRIVEPPRAGPPHDLVLESDDEGPSGPGQRIEELERLVLELRNLDVAKSQFLTNVSHELRTPLTAIVTYGEILRDGLLGELSTRQTDAIESMIGACRQLLGMIEEILTYARTNAQAITLQTTEFPVEEVVQGVHGMNASLLDRKHLNFDVRAEPGLPPVRADKDKVAHVLGNLIGNAIKFTPEDGHLLVEARRAPERPDWVEIAVTDTGIGIDPQFHELIFQEFAQVDTSRARSHHGTGLGLAIARQFVQLHGGDIRVQSELGRGSRFFFTLPSAEAEPSGNGGAPAEEDPS from the coding sequence ATGAACGATCTCCGGCTTTCCATCCAGGGGGACAAGGAGGCTGCGCGACTGCGCGACGTGCTGGCCCGCGAAGGGTTCCGCATCGTGGAGCCGCCGCGCGCCGGGCCCCCGCACGACCTCGTGCTGGAGTCGGACGACGAGGGCCCCAGTGGCCCCGGGCAGCGCATCGAGGAGCTGGAGCGGCTCGTGCTGGAGCTCCGCAATTTGGACGTGGCCAAGAGCCAGTTCCTCACCAACGTCTCGCACGAGCTGCGCACCCCCCTCACCGCCATCGTCACCTACGGCGAGATCCTGCGTGACGGTCTCCTGGGAGAGCTGAGCACGCGGCAGACGGACGCCATCGAGTCGATGATCGGCGCCTGCCGGCAGCTCCTGGGGATGATCGAGGAGATCCTCACCTACGCCCGCACGAACGCGCAGGCCATTACGCTGCAGACCACCGAGTTCCCCGTGGAGGAGGTGGTGCAGGGCGTGCACGGGATGAACGCGTCGCTCCTGGACCGCAAGCACCTCAACTTCGACGTGCGCGCCGAGCCGGGGCTCCCGCCGGTGCGCGCGGACAAGGACAAGGTGGCGCACGTGCTGGGGAACCTGATCGGCAACGCCATCAAGTTCACGCCGGAGGATGGACATCTCCTGGTGGAGGCCCGCCGCGCCCCCGAGCGCCCGGATTGGGTGGAGATCGCCGTCACCGACACGGGGATCGGCATCGACCCGCAGTTCCACGAGCTGATCTTTCAGGAGTTCGCGCAGGTGGACACCTCCCGCGCGCGCTCGCATCACGGCACGGGGCTGGGGCTGGCGATCGCGCGGCAGTTCGTGCAGCTGCACGGCGGCGACATCCGGGTGCAGAGCGAGCTGGGCCGCGGGAGCCGCTTCTTCTTCACCCTCCCCAGCGCTGAGGCCGAGCCCTCCGGCAATGGCGGCGCGCCGGCGGAGGAAGATCCTTCGTGA
- a CDS encoding ABC transporter ATP-binding protein produces the protein MKQLRALIPYLRRYRGKIAWGMVMVVAANALSVLSLECVKWGIDALSVPGTTRTAIFRYAALSLGVATLAGAARYGMREILNGVSRWVELDLRNDFFERLLRLDAGFYAQHPTGDIMSRATSDIAAVRMVAGPAYMYLASTVVFALFALTRMVWIDPWMTATTLIPILLLPPVTIWFGKVIHERFEKIQEQQGLLSTVAQENLAGQRIVKAYGQEEYQSGRFREISHEYLRRNVELARTSGLFYPSLGLLGGLAMMTALWVGGRAIMAGDITNGDFVVFILYLGMLIWPMIALGWVVNLFQRGAASMGRVSRVLDAVPAVADAPDAAAPERVRGEIEFRGVSFRYPGTERDVLRDVSFRVPPGSTVAIVGPTGSGKSTVVQLLTRTYDPTEGEVRLDGVPVSLWPLERLRAEVAVVPQDTFLFSTTIEDNLALGFHEPDAERRGARVRAAAEVARLHDTVAAFPAGYDTLLGERGINLSGGQKQRAALARAIAREARVLVLDDALSAVDTHTEYEILEGLRGVLEERTSIIVSHRVTAVMHAELILVLDDGRVAEQGTHTELLQRGGVYAALQRRQLLAEDLDGGDLLAAASREA, from the coding sequence GTGAAGCAACTGAGAGCGCTGATCCCCTACCTCCGCCGCTACCGCGGGAAGATCGCGTGGGGGATGGTGATGGTGGTGGCGGCCAACGCGCTGAGCGTGCTGAGCCTGGAGTGCGTCAAGTGGGGGATCGATGCGCTCTCGGTCCCCGGAACCACGCGCACGGCCATCTTCCGTTACGCCGCGCTTTCCCTCGGAGTCGCGACGTTGGCCGGCGCGGCGCGCTACGGGATGCGCGAGATCCTCAACGGCGTGTCGCGCTGGGTGGAGCTGGACCTGCGCAACGACTTCTTTGAGCGCCTGCTGCGGCTGGACGCCGGCTTCTACGCCCAGCACCCCACGGGCGACATCATGAGCCGCGCCACCAGCGACATCGCGGCCGTGCGCATGGTGGCCGGGCCGGCGTACATGTATCTCGCCAGCACCGTCGTCTTCGCCCTGTTCGCGCTCACCAGGATGGTGTGGATCGACCCCTGGATGACCGCCACCACCCTGATCCCCATCCTCCTCCTGCCGCCGGTGACCATCTGGTTCGGCAAGGTGATCCACGAGCGGTTCGAGAAGATCCAGGAGCAGCAGGGGCTCCTCTCCACCGTGGCGCAGGAGAACCTTGCGGGGCAGCGCATCGTCAAGGCGTACGGCCAGGAGGAGTACCAGAGCGGGCGCTTCCGCGAAATCTCGCACGAGTACCTCCGGCGCAACGTGGAGCTGGCGCGCACCTCGGGGCTCTTCTACCCGTCGCTGGGACTGCTCGGCGGCCTGGCGATGATGACGGCGCTCTGGGTGGGCGGGCGCGCGATCATGGCGGGCGACATCACCAACGGCGACTTCGTGGTCTTCATCCTCTACCTGGGGATGCTGATCTGGCCGATGATCGCACTCGGGTGGGTGGTGAACCTCTTCCAGCGCGGCGCCGCGTCCATGGGGCGCGTGTCGCGGGTGCTTGACGCCGTCCCCGCCGTCGCCGACGCGCCCGACGCCGCCGCGCCGGAGCGCGTGCGCGGCGAGATCGAGTTCCGCGGCGTCTCGTTCCGCTACCCCGGCACCGAGCGCGACGTCCTGCGCGACGTCAGCTTCCGCGTGCCGCCCGGCTCCACGGTCGCCATCGTGGGCCCCACGGGGAGCGGCAAGAGCACGGTGGTGCAGCTCCTGACGCGAACGTACGATCCCACCGAGGGCGAGGTGAGGCTGGACGGGGTGCCGGTGAGCCTCTGGCCGCTGGAGCGCCTGCGCGCCGAGGTGGCCGTCGTGCCGCAGGACACCTTTCTCTTCTCCACCACCATCGAGGACAACCTGGCGCTCGGGTTCCACGAGCCGGACGCGGAGCGCAGGGGCGCACGGGTACGCGCGGCCGCCGAAGTCGCCCGGCTGCACGACACGGTCGCCGCATTCCCGGCCGGGTACGACACGCTGCTGGGGGAGCGAGGGATCAACCTCTCCGGTGGGCAGAAGCAGCGCGCGGCGCTGGCCCGCGCCATCGCGCGGGAGGCGCGGGTGCTGGTTCTGGACGACGCGCTCTCCGCCGTGGACACGCACACCGAATATGAGATCCTGGAAGGGCTGCGCGGCGTACTTGAGGAGCGCACGTCCATCATCGTCAGCCACCGCGTGACCGCGGTGATGCACGCGGAGCTGATCCTGGTGCTGGACGACGGCCGGGTGGCCGAGCAGGGGACGCACACCGAGCTGCTGCAGCGCGGCGGCGTGTACGCGGCGCTCCAGCGGCGGCAGCTGCTGGCGGAGGATCTGGACGGGGGCGATCTCCTTGCCGCCGCTTCGCGGGAGGCCTAG
- the ggt gene encoding gamma-glutamyltransferase, with protein MNLRRAALVPVLPLLALVIGRGGAAPAHEAVAQDTSRLFPPAWEHPRGAIAPVRSTAGMVVTTDRMASEVGAEILRRGGNAVDAAVATHFALAVVNPEAGNIGGGGFMVVRMADGTTAALDFREMAPARATRDMFLDAAGNVTSKSTEGHLAAGVPGSVAGMWEAHKRFGHLPWAELVEPAANLAEGIVVHQRLAQSFYNNRKELVKNAETMRIFTRRGEPLRVGDRLVQSDLAETLRRIARNGRDGFYTGRTAELVEAEMRRGGGLITREDMGRYRAIWREPVRFRYRGHEVISMPPPSSGGATMAAMLKILEGYDLRRMRFMGPEHVHLFAEAARRAYADRNAYLADPDFVPQPTARMISDAYAATRRATIRRDRATTSAEVAPGLGPPPAEGTETTHYSIMDQRGNAVSVTTTINSPYGNLVTVPGAGFLLNNEMDDFTSKPGVANQFGLVQGAANAIAPRKRMLSAMTPTIVLDPSGRVKLVTGTPGGSTIITSIVQQVSNVVDFGMDVATATSAPRLHHQHLPDSLRYERRGLDAATVTRLRAMGHVVAERQGFQGDVQSIVVTNGAMTAVADPRRGGAAVGVTEVARPVVQ; from the coding sequence ATGAACCTCCGCCGCGCCGCACTCGTTCCCGTCCTTCCGCTCCTGGCCCTGGTGATCGGGCGGGGCGGGGCCGCGCCTGCGCATGAAGCCGTCGCGCAGGACACGTCGCGCCTCTTCCCGCCGGCGTGGGAGCACCCGCGCGGGGCCATCGCGCCGGTGCGCTCCACGGCCGGGATGGTGGTGACGACCGACCGCATGGCGAGCGAGGTGGGAGCCGAGATCCTGCGCCGTGGCGGCAACGCGGTCGACGCGGCGGTCGCGACCCACTTCGCGCTCGCCGTCGTCAACCCCGAGGCCGGCAACATCGGCGGGGGAGGGTTCATGGTGGTGAGGATGGCGGACGGGACGACCGCGGCGCTCGACTTCAGGGAGATGGCGCCGGCGCGCGCGACCCGCGACATGTTCCTGGACGCGGCGGGGAACGTCACCAGCAAGTCCACCGAGGGACACCTGGCGGCCGGCGTCCCCGGTTCCGTGGCGGGGATGTGGGAGGCGCACAAGCGCTTCGGGCACCTCCCGTGGGCCGAGCTGGTGGAGCCGGCGGCGAACCTGGCCGAAGGAATCGTGGTGCACCAGCGGCTGGCGCAGTCGTTCTACAACAACCGCAAGGAGCTGGTCAAGAACGCGGAGACGATGCGCATCTTCACCCGCCGCGGCGAGCCGCTGCGCGTGGGCGACCGCCTGGTGCAGTCCGATCTCGCGGAGACGCTGCGGCGTATCGCCCGCAACGGCCGCGACGGCTTCTACACCGGCCGCACTGCCGAGCTGGTGGAGGCGGAGATGCGGCGCGGCGGCGGGCTGATCACGCGCGAGGACATGGGACGCTACCGGGCCATCTGGCGCGAGCCGGTCCGCTTCCGCTACCGCGGCCACGAGGTGATCTCCATGCCGCCCCCCTCCTCCGGCGGCGCCACGATGGCGGCGATGCTCAAGATCCTGGAGGGCTACGACCTTCGGCGGATGAGGTTCATGGGGCCCGAGCACGTGCACCTCTTCGCCGAGGCCGCGCGGCGGGCGTACGCGGACCGCAACGCGTACCTGGCCGACCCGGACTTCGTCCCGCAGCCCACCGCGCGGATGATCTCGGATGCCTACGCCGCCACCCGCCGCGCGACCATCCGCCGCGACCGCGCCACCACCTCCGCCGAGGTCGCGCCCGGCCTCGGTCCGCCCCCCGCCGAGGGGACGGAGACGACGCACTACTCCATCATGGACCAGCGGGGGAACGCGGTGTCGGTCACCACCACCATCAACTCGCCGTACGGCAACCTGGTGACGGTGCCCGGTGCGGGCTTCCTGCTCAACAACGAGATGGACGACTTCACCTCCAAGCCCGGGGTCGCCAACCAGTTCGGGCTGGTGCAGGGTGCCGCGAACGCCATCGCCCCTCGCAAGCGCATGCTCTCGGCGATGACGCCCACCATCGTCCTCGACCCCTCCGGCCGCGTGAAGCTGGTGACGGGGACGCCGGGCGGCTCCACCATCATCACCTCCATCGTCCAGCAGGTCTCCAACGTGGTGGACTTCGGGATGGACGTGGCGACCGCCACCTCCGCCCCGCGCCTCCACCACCAGCACCTCCCCGACTCGCTCCGCTACGAGCGCCGCGGCCTGGACGCGGCCACCGTCACCCGGCTCCGCGCGATGGGGCACGTCGTGGCCGAGCGCCAGGGCTTCCAGGGCGACGTGCAGTCCATCGTCGTCACCAATGGCGCCATGACCGCCGTCGCCGACCCGCGCCGCGGCGGTGCGGCCGTGGGGGTGACGGAGGTGGCGCGGCCGGTGGTGCAGTAG
- the murQ gene encoding N-acetylmuramic acid 6-phosphate etherase, whose translation MTQRPPLDPRLTEQRNPATTEIDRLSALEIVRVINEEDHKIAPAVATQLEQIAEAVEIAADCFRNGGRLVYFGAGTSGRLGVLDASEMPPTYGIDPSLVRGVIAGGYEALTNAIEGAEDSREEGARIVDEMEVGAGDFAFGIAASGTTPYVHGALSRAKERGARTGFLLCTPPADWMLEKYDVVIAPLPGPEVVTGSTRMKAGTATKLVLNTLTTGAMIRTGKVFGNLMVDLRATNEKLRDRSERILMETLDLERDAARGLLARAGGSVKTAMVMFWCETDRDESTRILLRAGGRLGEVLKSTR comes from the coding sequence ATGACCCAGAGACCCCCGCTGGACCCGCGCCTCACCGAGCAGCGCAACCCCGCCACCACGGAGATCGACCGCCTTTCGGCGCTGGAGATCGTCCGGGTGATCAACGAGGAAGACCACAAGATCGCCCCCGCCGTCGCCACCCAGCTGGAGCAGATCGCCGAGGCGGTGGAGATCGCCGCGGACTGCTTCCGCAACGGCGGGCGGCTGGTGTACTTCGGCGCCGGGACCTCCGGGCGCCTGGGCGTGCTGGACGCATCGGAGATGCCCCCCACCTACGGCATCGATCCCAGCCTGGTGCGCGGGGTGATCGCGGGTGGGTACGAGGCCCTCACCAACGCCATCGAAGGCGCGGAGGACAGCCGCGAGGAGGGCGCCCGCATCGTCGACGAGATGGAGGTCGGCGCGGGCGACTTCGCCTTCGGCATCGCCGCGTCGGGCACCACGCCGTACGTGCACGGGGCGCTGTCGCGGGCGAAGGAGCGCGGCGCACGCACCGGCTTCCTCCTCTGCACCCCGCCCGCGGACTGGATGCTGGAGAAGTACGACGTGGTGATCGCGCCGCTCCCCGGCCCTGAGGTGGTGACGGGGAGCACGCGCATGAAGGCGGGGACGGCCACCAAGCTGGTGCTCAACACCCTCACCACCGGCGCGATGATCCGCACGGGAAAGGTGTTCGGCAACCTGATGGTGGACCTGCGCGCTACCAACGAGAAGCTGCGCGACCGCAGCGAGCGCATCCTCATGGAAACGCTCGACCTGGAGCGCGACGCCGCCCGCGGGCTCCTGGCCCGGGCCGGGGGCAGCGTCAAGACGGCGATGGTGATGTTCTGGTGCGAAACCGACCGCGACGAGTCCACCCGCATCCTGCTGCGCGCGGGCGGTCGGCTGGGCGAAGTGCTCAAGAGCACGCGGTGA
- a CDS encoding anhydro-N-acetylmuramic acid kinase, giving the protein MLIVGLMSGTSLDGVDAALVDVAGEGIDDVKATVVQAITLPYDDARRTAIHDGILAGTAEALCGLHADLGEWMAEAVVRVCREADVDLSRVAAVGSHGQTVWHRPPAGARRGATLQLGDAATIAERTGIAVVSDFRTRDIAAGGQGAPLVPWVDQLLFSVPNRARALQNIGGIGNVTRVPPRGSGEEVFAFDTGPGNALIDAAVEIATGGKLTFDRDGRLSARGTVDEPLLADLLRHPYFAAEPPKSTGREEFGRPFVARLVELLEPEGDQDWMDLVATMTELTARTIADAYRRWLIPRGLDEVILTGGGAMNPTLVARIGALLHPLRLVDGASLGVDPEAKEAVAFAVLAWAHLRGIPANLPSATGAAGPRVLGSLTPGAPRENA; this is encoded by the coding sequence ATGCTGATCGTGGGGCTGATGTCAGGCACCTCGCTGGACGGGGTGGACGCCGCGCTGGTGGATGTGGCGGGGGAGGGGATCGACGACGTGAAGGCCACCGTCGTCCAGGCCATCACCCTGCCGTACGACGACGCGCGCCGCACGGCCATCCACGACGGCATCCTGGCCGGCACCGCCGAGGCGCTCTGCGGGCTGCACGCCGACCTGGGCGAGTGGATGGCGGAGGCGGTTGTGCGGGTTTGCCGCGAGGCGGACGTTGATCTTTCGCGGGTCGCTGCGGTGGGCTCGCACGGGCAGACGGTGTGGCACCGGCCGCCGGCGGGCGCACGCCGCGGCGCCACGCTCCAGCTCGGCGACGCCGCGACGATCGCGGAGCGCACGGGAATCGCGGTGGTATCCGACTTCCGCACGCGCGACATCGCGGCCGGGGGGCAGGGGGCGCCGCTGGTGCCGTGGGTGGACCAGCTTCTCTTCTCGGTACCGAACCGGGCGCGCGCCCTGCAGAACATCGGCGGGATCGGCAACGTGACGCGCGTGCCGCCTCGCGGGTCAGGGGAGGAGGTGTTCGCCTTCGACACGGGGCCGGGGAACGCGCTGATCGACGCGGCGGTGGAGATCGCGACGGGGGGGAAGCTGACCTTCGACCGCGACGGCCGGCTGTCCGCGCGCGGCACGGTGGACGAGCCGCTGCTGGCCGACCTCCTGCGCCACCCGTACTTCGCCGCGGAGCCGCCCAAGAGCACGGGGCGCGAGGAGTTCGGGCGCCCGTTCGTGGCGCGGCTGGTGGAGCTGCTGGAGCCCGAGGGAGACCAGGACTGGATGGATCTCGTCGCCACGATGACCGAGCTGACCGCCCGCACCATCGCGGACGCGTACCGCCGCTGGCTCATTCCGCGCGGCCTGGACGAGGTGATCCTCACCGGCGGCGGGGCGATGAACCCTACGCTGGTGGCGCGCATCGGCGCCCTGCTCCATCCGCTGCGGCTGGTGGACGGTGCCTCGCTGGGCGTCGATCCCGAGGCGAAGGAGGCGGTGGCCTTCGCCGTGCTGGCCTGGGCCCACCTGCGCGGCATCCCCGCCAACCTCCCCTCCGCGACGGGGGCGGCGGGGCCGCGCGTACTGGGCTCGCTCACCCCCGGCGCACCGCGAGAGAACGCGTGA